GGGCGTCCCGCCGGGCACCGAGGCACCCGACGGGGCGTACGACATGGATCTGTCACGTTTCTTCGAGACGGGCCGGGAGTCCGAGGGTCAGTCGAAGTAGTCCGGCTGCGTCTGGACGTTGAGCTCCTTCAGCCGCACCTTCCTGGCCGGATCCGTGCGCCGGTCGCTGAGCTTGAGGACGTCGAAGCCCTTGGCGATGTCGTTGGAGTAGATGTAGCCGTTGTAGTAGTACGCCGACCAGGCCCCGCCGGTCTGCATGGTGCTCGTGTTGAGCGGACCGCGCTCGAAGTAGGCGATCTCCCGGGGCTTGGACGAGTCGGTGAAGTCCCACACGGACACGCCCCCCTGGTACCACGCCTGGACCATGAGGTCCTTGCCCTTGACCGGGATCAGCGAGCCGTTGTGGGCGACGCAGTTCTCGGTGGCGGCCTGGTAGCGGGGGATCTTGAAGTAGCTGCGGAAGGCGAGCTTGCGCTTGTCGCCCTTGCCGACGATGTCGTAGATGCCGTCGGCACCGCGGTTCGGGCCGATCTCCGCGTTGCAGGTGGCCGCACCGCCGCCGCCCAACTCGTCGGTGAAGACGACCTTGTTCGCCTTCTGGTTGAAGGTCGCCGAGTGCCAGAACGCGAAGTTCACGTTGTCCTGGACGCGGTCGATGACCTTCGGGTTCTCCGGGTCCTTGATGGAGAACAGGATGCCGTCGCCCATGCAGGCGCCTGCCGCCAGGTCCTTGTCCGGGAGCACCGTGATGTCGTGGCAGCCGGTGGTCTTGGAGACGCCCGGGTTGGTGGGCGAACCGGGGTTGCCGCCGCCGTCGGGGCCCTCGCCGGGGAAGAGCACCGGGAAGTTGACGACCGCCGCCTTCTGGGGGGCGTTGCGGGGCACCTTGATGACAGAGATGCCGTCGTGCGGCGGCCGGCAGTCGGGGTAGGTCGCGCTCGGCGAGTACGAGGAGACGTAGAGGTAGACGTTCCTGCGCTCCGGTACCAGCGTGTGAGTGTGCGAGCCGCAGGCGGTCTCCACGGCGGCGACGTACTTCGGGTTCGTCTTGTCGCTGATGTCGAAGACCTTCATGCCCTCCCACGACGACTTCTCGGTCGCGGGCTGGGTGGTGCTGCTGCAACTGCTGTCGTTGCGCGAGGAGTCGGTGGACAGGAACAGCAGGTTCCCGGAGACGGAGATGTCGTTCTGCGAGCCGGGGCACAGCACCTGGGCGACCGTCTTCGGCGCCTTCGGGTTTCTGATGTCGAAGATGCGGAAGCCGTCGTAGTTGCCGGCGAAGGCGTATCCGCCCTGGAAGGCCAGGTCCGAATTGGTGCCGGGCAGCGCGTCCTTGGGGATGTTGACGAGGTGCTCGATGTTGTCGGAGTGGACGATCTCGTCCTGGCCGGGTATCTCGCCGTCGGCGATCGCCGCCCGCACCTCGGCCTCGGTGCTCTTGGACACTCCCTTGCTCGCGGCCGGGCCGTCCCCGGGGTCGGGGGTCGCGGCGGCCGGTACCGCGGTCAGCAGTGCGGCCAGGAGACCCGCGGCGGCCGCGGCAACTCCCAGGCGTCTGTGGCGGGTTCGGGGAATTCTCGACAGGATCACTGTTTCCTCCCTGTGCGATTCTTGTGGAACGCTTCACGCACCCCCGCAGTATCGTCTTCACCATGCACAGATCAACAGAGGGCAACGAGACTGTAATGAAGGGACCCTGGATGACCCCTGTGCTCTTTCGCCGCGCGCCCCGCGCGACCCTCACCCTGGTCGCTCTGGCAGCCCTGGCCCTCGGGGGCTGCGACTCCGGTGCGGATCCCGGGTCGGCCTCGGCCACCGGGCCCTTGGTACTGGTGCCGGGCGGACCGGGCGAGGCGAACCGCACGCTGTCGGCAGAGGACGCGCAGGCGCAGCGGGACGACGACGACACCCCCAACTCGGCCGACGTCTCGTATGCGCGCATGATGATCGAGCACCACGCCCAGGCCCTGGAGCTGACCGAGCTGGCGCCTGAGCGTGCCGAGTCGGCGAAGCTCAAGGCCCTCGCCGAGCGGATCTCGGCCGCTCAGGGGCCGGAGATCGACGCGATGAGGGCCTGGTTGAAGGAGCACGGCCGGCCCGGGAAGAGCGGCGCCCACGAGCACGCCCCGATGCCCGGCATGGCGACCGAGGCCCAGGTGAAGAAGTTGCGCGCGGCGAAGGGGGCGGCCTTCGACCAGCTCTTCCTCACCCTGATGATCACTCACCACGAGGGAGCGATCACCATGGCGACGGACGTCAAGGGACAGGGCAACAACATCCGGATCGAGGAGATGGCGGACGACGTGGTCGCCCAGCAGACGAGCGAGATCAACCGGATGCGGAGCATGCTCTGAACGAGCTCGCCGCCGGCACCGGAGTGCTCGTCGAGCCAGGTGACTCGGCGAACCGCCTTGCTCAGCGCTGTGCGTGACGTGGCGTCAGGAATCCCGCGTCGCGTGCCTGGGAGATCAGTCTGAGCGTTTTGCGGCGGCTGTGACCTGTCGCGCACATCACCGCGAGGACCGGGTCGACGCCGTCGTCCTGAGCGGCCTGGTACTCCTGCGCGATCAACCAGCGGCCCTCCATGCCGCGCGGCCACGCCGGGCGGGCGCGGCGCGGCCCGGTCCCCGCCTCGGTCTCCGTCTGCGCCCGGGGCTCCGTTCCACCGGCCTCGAAGAGCGGCCCCTCGATCCAGTCAGCGAGCGCGCCCAGATCGTCGAGCGACAGCGCGGGCATCGCCCGGACGTCCTCCAGGCAGACGCCCCCTTCGGACACCACGGCGAGTGCGTCGACCTGCGCTCCGTCGGAGAAGGCCAGCCGGACGTTGAACCACGCCACGGCGCCCTCGTCCTCCCGCACTTCCCACGCGGGCCACACGGACACGTTGCCGTCCGTCGGACAACGATCAGAAAGATTAAGAAAGGATGTTTCAAGCACACACGCAACGTAACCGCATGATCACATTCCATACGAACGGACACGCACGTCGGGATGGCACCGGCACCCTGTCAGAGCAGCACCGGCGGTGCGATCCTGGAGATGTCAGCGACTCCTCAGGGAAGGAGTTCCGCCGTGTTGCGTGTCGCCGTGGTCGGCTCCGGGCCGAGCGGGTGCTACACCGCCCAGAGCCTCGTACAGCAGGATCCCGGTGTCCTCGTCGACGTCCTGGACCGGCTGCCCTGCCCGTACGGTCTGGTGCGTTACGGCGTGGCACCGGACCACGAGAAGATCAAGTCGCTCCAGAACAACCTGCGAGGAGTCCTGGAGCATGAGCGGGTGCGGTTCCTCGGCGGGGTCGAGATCGGTCCGGGCGGGGTGCCGGCCGGGCGGCTGCGCGAGCTGTACCACGCCGTCGTGTACTGCGTGGGTGCCGCGACCGACCGGCATCTGGGGATTCCGGGCGAGGACCTGCCGGGCAGCTGGTCGGCGACCGAGTTCGTGTCCTGGTACAGCGCCCACCCCGACTCGACGGCCGACGCCTTCGTGGCCGGTGTCCGGTCGGCGGTGGTCATCGGGGTGGGTAACGTCGCCGTCGACGTGACGCGGATGCTGGCGCGCGGGGTGACGGAGCTCCGCACCACCGACATGCCGCAGCCCGCACTGGCAGCACTGGCGGACAGCCGGGTGGCGGACGTCCACATGGTGGGGCGGCGCGGCCCCTCCCAGGCCCGCTTCACCACCAAGGAGCTGCGCGAGCTGGGTTCACTCCCGGACACCGACATAGCCGTGCGCGCAGAGGAGTTGGCGCTGGACCCGGCGTACCTCGACCCCGCTGCCCTGGCCGCGCCGCAGCGTCGGAACGTGGAGGTGCTGCGCGGCTGGGCGGGACCTGGCGCACACCCTTCGCCGCACAGGATCTCCCTGCGCTTCTTCCTGCGTCCCGTCGAACTGCTCGCCGACGGCGGCCGGGTGGGCGCGGTCCGCTTCGAACGGACGGCACCTGACGGACGGGGCGGCGTGACCGGAACCGGCGAATTCGAGGAGATCGAGGCCCAGTTGGTGCTGCGCTCGGTGGGCTACCTCGGAGTCCCGCTGGAGGACCTGCCGTTCGACCCCGCCACCGCAACCGTGCCCCATCTCGCCGGCCGGGTGCTGCGCGAGGGCGTGGTCGCACCGGGCGAGTACGTGGCCGGCTGGATCAAGCGGGGCCCGACGGGTGTCATCGGCACCAACCGGCCGTGCGCGAAGGAGACGGTGACGTCCCTGGTGCAGGACGCCGCCACACTCGTACACAAGGATCTGCCGGGCGACCCGCTGGCCGCGCTGCGGGCGGCGGGGATCGAGCCGGTGGGCTGGACGGGCTGGTGCGCGATAGAGCGAGCGGAAGCTGAGCTGGGAGCCTCCCTGGGCCGGGGCGTGGTGAAACTCCCGGACTGGCAGTCCCTGATGAACGCCGCGCACGGTCTTTAGGACAGGGCCGGGTTCTCCCTTCGCAGTAAGTGCCTCTGCGTGTCGTTGTTCGGGTGCGGCGGTCGTGGCTGGTCGCGCCGTTCCCCGCGCCCCTTCTGGGGCGCCGCCCAGCTGCCGCCTCTACCGCCGGTTGCCGTGCTCTCCGATCTCTAGCCTCAAGTCCCGTAGGCATAAGGCGACTTGGGAAGGGACTCGTATGAACAACGGTCTTCGTACGGCGGCCGCGGCCGCTGCGCTGGTCACCGGGCTCGTCGCGGCGGGCAGCGCGCCCGCGGCGGCTGCCGCCCGGCCCGAGCGGATCACCTCGCAGGCGCAGCTGGCGGCGAGCATCGCCAAGGCTGTCGCGGCCGAGGAGGAGAGCGGCGCCGTCACCACCGGCGTCGTCGGCGGCATCTCCGTCAGCAGCAAGCCGGGCACCTACACGGCCTCCTGCTAGGGGTGCGGAGGTGAGCACCGTGGAACGCCCCGTCAACTGGTGTCCCAGCGGCGACGCGAGTCGCCCCGAGTCCGTGGTCCTCGGTGTCCGGTCCGGGGAGCGCGGTGAGGTCGTCTATCTCGCCGATCCGGTACCGGCCGCCGAGGTGCTCGGCGGTATCCCGGAGGGCATCGCGCCCAACCGGGTGCTGCGGTTCGCCTCGCACTGCGTGTCGGACTGTGCGAACCGGGTGGGCGACGCGTGCGGTCTGATCGAGCGCATACGGGCCGTACCGGCGAAGGCCGAGACCGGTGCCGTACCGCGGTGCCACCTCCGCCCGCACTGCAAGTGGTGGAACCAGGTCGGCGTGGAGGGCTGTCATCGCTGCCCCGCCGTCGTCACCCTCAACCCGCACGACGACGAGCTGAACGTGCTCGTCGCGGACCCCGCGACCACACTGGACGAGTTGGAGAGCTGGATCGCCGCGGCGGAGTGAGAGCGCGCCGCGCACACCGTGCGACAAGGGCCCCGGGCCGGGGAACCGGCACCGGGGCCCGGTCCGTTTCCTGTACCGAGGACAGAGAGGATTTCCATGGCCGACTGGATACGGCGTTTCCACCCCGCCGCCGACGCCCCCGCCCGCCTGCTGTGCTTCCCCCACGCGGGAGGCGCGGCCGCCGCCTACCACCCCCTGTCGGCCGCGGTCACGGGCCCGCTGGAGCCCCTGGTGGTGCAGTACCCGGGCCGGCACGACCGTTTCGCGGAGCCGTTCGCCGAGCGGATCGGCGAGGTGGTGGACGCCGTACTGGACGCTCTGTCCGCGGATCCGGCCGGGCGACCGCCGGCGCTGTTCGGGCACAGCATGGGCGCGGTCGTGGCGTTCGAGACGGCCAGGGCGCTGCAGGCGCGGGGCCAGGTGCCAGCGGCGCTGTTCGTGTCGGGGCGCGGCGGGCCCTCGGTGCCGGTCGCGGCCCGGTGGCCGAAGGCGCCCTCGGACGCCGAACTGCTCGCGGAGATGCGGCTGCTGGCCGGCACCGACGACGTCCTGCTGGCCGACCCGATGCTGCTGGAGCTGATCCTGCCCGCCCTGCGCGCGGACTACGCGATGCTGTTCGCCCACACCCACCGCCCCGGCCCCCGGCTGCGCTGCCCGGTGGTGGCGCTGACCGGGGACGCGGACCCGAGGGTCCCGGTCTCGGCGGTGGCGGCCTGGGAGCGGGAGACCGAAGGGGCGTTCACGACGCATGTGCTGCCGGGCGGGCATTTCTTCGTGGACGAGCATCTGCCGTACGTGGCAAGGGTGTTGACGTCGGTAGGCGTAGGCGTGTGAGGGTGTGAGGACGAGCGGAAGGGGCCGGCGGACACCGCCGGCCCCTTCTTTCACACGCCCTCGAACTCGCTGAGCAGCGCGTCCAGCGCGTCGTCCGGCTCCCTGGCCTCGACGATCCGCCGGGCCAGTTCGTCGAGGGTCAGCTCTTCCAGGAACAGGGTGAGCGGAACGTCGATGTCGAAGTCGTCGCGCAGGCAGCCCACCAGGTGGACGGCGGCCAGGGAGTCCCCGCCGGCGGCGAAGTACGTCATCCCCAGGTCGTCGGCGGAGTCCAGGCCGAGCGTCTCGACGAGCAGGGCGCGTACGGCCGGGTCGAGACCGGCGTCCGGCGCGGTCTGCGGCTCCGGCTCCTTCGCCGACTGCGCGCGGACCGTGTCCAGGCCGAACGCCCCGTGGCTCTCCCCCGCGAACGGGTACGTCGGCAGCGCGACCCGGCGGCCCCGGCCCGGCCACGGCAGCCGCTCGTCACGCAGCCACGCCTCGCCGATCGCCCGCAGGTCGTCGGCGCCCGCCGGGACGGACCCGGCGCGGCCCTCGGCCAGTTCGGCCAGCCGGGCCGCGGCCTCCTCCCGGTCGGCGGCCAGGACGTAGGCGCGCTCGGCGAGCGGCGTACGGCCGAAGCGGAGGGTGTGGGCGGTGTCCGCGAGGCTGGGGGCACCGGGGGTGCGCAGGACGGCGGCGAGGCGGCCCGCGAGGGTCTTGAGGGCGTCCTCGGTACGGGCGGAGAGCAGCAGGACCTCCGGTCCCGAGGTGGCGGCAGGAGCGGGGCGCGGCGGGGCCTGTTCCAGGGCCACGTGGACGTTGGTGCCGCCGATACCGACGGAGCTGATGCCGGCCCGGCGGGGGCCGCACTCCGGCTCGGGCCAGGGCGCGGCCCGGTCGACGACGTGGAACGGCGAGTCGTCGAGGGCGAGTTCGGGGTGCGGGCGGCCGGCTCCGGCAGTGGGGGCGAGGGTGGCGTGCTCCAGCATGAGGACCGTTTTGATGAACCCGGCGACACCCGCGGCCGCGTCCAGGTGGCCGATGTTCGCCTTCACCGAGCCGAGGCCGACGGAGCGGGTGCCGAGGGCGCCCTTGAACGCGGCGGTCGCGGCGCTCGCCTCGATCCGGTCGCCGAGTTCGGTGGCCGTGCCGTGCGCCTCCAGGTACTGGGCGTCGGCCGGATCCAGGCCCGCCGACGTCCAGGCCTCGACGATGGCGGCGGTCTGCTGGTCGACGCCGGGGGCGGTGAAGCCGACCCGGGCGGCACCGTCGTTGGTGACGGCGCTGCCGCGGATGACGGCACGTACCGGGTCGCCGTCGGCGAGCGCGTCCGCGAGACGGCGCAGTACGACGACGCCGACGCCGTTGCCGGGCACGGTGCCGCCGGACCGCTCGTCGAAGGGGCGGCAGCGGCCGTCGGGCGAGAAGATGCCGCCCTGGTAGTGGACGTATCCGCGGCTGCGCACGGTGTCGACGGCGACGCCGCCGGCCAGCGCGGTGTCGCAGTCGCCGAGCAGCAGCGCCTGGACGGCGAGGTGGATCGCGGTCAGGGAGGTGGAACAGGCCGTCTGGACGGTCAGGCTCGGGCCGTCGAGGCCCAGGCGGTAGGAGATCCAGGGGGCGAGGAACTCGCGGTCGGTGAGGATGCGCACCTGGAGCGCGCCGAGCTGGGCCGCGAGCTTCGGGTCGGTCTGGGCGGCCAGCATGTGCTCGGTGACGCCGCCGCCGACGTAGACGCCGGTGCGAAGCGGTGCGGCGAGCGGGTCGTGCCCGGCGTCCTCCAGCGCGGACCAGGCGGTCTCCAGGAGCAGCCGGTGCTGCGGGTCCAGGGCCGCGGCCTCGGTGCGGTGGAAGCCGAACAGGGCGGCCTCGAAACGGTCGGCGTCGGCGAGGACGCCCTTGGCGGCCACGTAGTCGCGGCCGCGGATCTCGTCCGGGTCGGCGCCGTCGGCGAGGAGTTCCTCCTCGGTGAGGTCGGTGATCGAGCAGACCCCGCCGACGAGGTTCCGCCAGTACGTGTCGAGGTCGGGGGCGCCGGGGAAGCGGCCGCTCATGCCGATGACAGCGATGGCGGAGTCGAGGGCCTCGGAAGCTGCGGTGTCGGTCATCGGAGTGTGCCTTTCCGGGAGCGGGGGCGTCGGACGGCGGCGGTGCGCCGGTGGTGCCGGTGGTTGCCGGGGTCGCCGGCGGTGCGCCGGTGGCCGCCGGGCGGGGTGGCCGCGCTCGCCCCGGCCGGGTGCGGGGCGAGACGCGGGCGGGGAGTCGCCGATGCCGCCGCGGTGGTGGCGGTCATCGCGGGGTTCCCCTGCGGGAGCTGAGTCGTGAGGCGGCGGTGGTGGTGCGGGAGGCTGCCGGGGGTGGCGGCCTCAGGGTGCGGGGCGAGGTGCCGGAGGGGAATCGCCGGTGCCGCCTCGGTGGTGGCGGTCGTCATGGAGTCCCCTTGCGGGAGCGGAGCCGTCGGGCGGCGGCAGTGCGTCGGTGGTGCCGTTCGTCGCCGTGGGCTGCCGGGTCGGGGAGGTTCGCCGCGCGGGCCTGGTCGAGGCGGGTGGCGAGGGAGGCGACGGTGGGGTGGCGGAACAGGTCGACCAGAGTGAGGCCGCCGTCCAGGCCGGCTTCGCGCAGCGCGGCCAGCACCCGGAGCAGGCGGACCGAATTGCCCCCCATTTCGAAGAAGTTGTCGTGGACGCCGACCCGGTCCATGGTCAGGACGCGTGCCCACACGTCCGCGATCCGGCGTTCCATGGCGGTGTCCGCGGCCGTCCAGGACACGTCCGGGGTGCGCAGGGTGAGGGCCGGTTCGGGCAGCCGGGAGCGGTCGATCTTGCCGTTGCCGCTGAGCGGCAGCTCGTCGAGGCGGACGAACACCTCGGGCACCATGAAGGCGGGCAGCCGCCTGGCGAGGTGGGCGCGGAGCGCGTCGTCCGGGGGTGGGGCGGTGCCGTCGCGGCCCACCACGTAGGCGACGAGCCGCTGTTCGGCGCCGGTGCCGCGCACGGTGGCCGCGGCGATCCGGATGTCCGGGTGGGCGGCGAGCAGCGACTCGATCTCGCCGAGTTCGAGGCGCACGCCCCGCAGCTTGACCTGAAGGTCGCTGCGCCCGAGGTAGGTCAGCACACCGTCGGCGTCGATGCGGCCGAGGTCGCCGCTGCGGTACATCCGGGTGCCCGGGGCGCCGTACGGGTCGGCGACGAACCGTTCGGCGGTCAGGCCGGGTTGCCCGATGTAGCCGCGGGCGAGTCCGGCGCCCGCGATGAAGATCTCGCCGGTGACGCCGACGGGGACGGGCCGCAGCCGGTCGTCCAGGACGTAGTAGCGGGCGCCGGCGACGGACCGGCCGAGCACGACGGGTCCGCCCGGGGTGAGGTCGCCGGTGTGAGAGTAGACGGTGACCTCGCTGGGACCGTAGGCGTTCACGATCCGCCGCCCCGGTGCGTGCAGCCGCTCGACGAGTTCGGCGGGGCAGGACTCGCCGCCGACGGCGAGGGTGCGCAGGTCGGGCAGTTGTCCGGTGACGTCGGGCAGCAGCATGGCCGCGGACGGCGG
This is a stretch of genomic DNA from Streptomyces sp. NBC_00285. It encodes these proteins:
- a CDS encoding thioesterase II family protein: MADWIRRFHPAADAPARLLCFPHAGGAAAAYHPLSAAVTGPLEPLVVQYPGRHDRFAEPFAERIGEVVDAVLDALSADPAGRPPALFGHSMGAVVAFETARALQARGQVPAALFVSGRGGPSVPVAARWPKAPSDAELLAEMRLLAGTDDVLLADPMLLELILPALRADYAMLFAHTHRPGPRLRCPVVALTGDADPRVPVSAVAAWERETEGAFTTHVLPGGHFFVDEHLPYVARVLTSVGVGV
- a CDS encoding DUF6214 family protein; translation: MSVWPAWEVREDEGAVAWFNVRLAFSDGAQVDALAVVSEGGVCLEDVRAMPALSLDDLGALADWIEGPLFEAGGTEPRAQTETEAGTGPRRARPAWPRGMEGRWLIAQEYQAAQDDGVDPVLAVMCATGHSRRKTLRLISQARDAGFLTPRHAQR
- a CDS encoding beta-ketoacyl synthase N-terminal-like domain-containing protein, with translation MTDTAASEALDSAIAVIGMSGRFPGAPDLDTYWRNLVGGVCSITDLTEEELLADGADPDEIRGRDYVAAKGVLADADRFEAALFGFHRTEAAALDPQHRLLLETAWSALEDAGHDPLAAPLRTGVYVGGGVTEHMLAAQTDPKLAAQLGALQVRILTDREFLAPWISYRLGLDGPSLTVQTACSTSLTAIHLAVQALLLGDCDTALAGGVAVDTVRSRGYVHYQGGIFSPDGRCRPFDERSGGTVPGNGVGVVVLRRLADALADGDPVRAVIRGSAVTNDGAARVGFTAPGVDQQTAAIVEAWTSAGLDPADAQYLEAHGTATELGDRIEASAATAAFKGALGTRSVGLGSVKANIGHLDAAAGVAGFIKTVLMLEHATLAPTAGAGRPHPELALDDSPFHVVDRAAPWPEPECGPRRAGISSVGIGGTNVHVALEQAPPRPAPAATSGPEVLLLSARTEDALKTLAGRLAAVLRTPGAPSLADTAHTLRFGRTPLAERAYVLAADREEAAARLAELAEGRAGSVPAGADDLRAIGEAWLRDERLPWPGRGRRVALPTYPFAGESHGAFGLDTVRAQSAKEPEPQTAPDAGLDPAVRALLVETLGLDSADDLGMTYFAAGGDSLAAVHLVGCLRDDFDIDVPLTLFLEELTLDELARRIVEAREPDDALDALLSEFEGV
- a CDS encoding FAD-dependent oxidoreductase gives rise to the protein MLRVAVVGSGPSGCYTAQSLVQQDPGVLVDVLDRLPCPYGLVRYGVAPDHEKIKSLQNNLRGVLEHERVRFLGGVEIGPGGVPAGRLRELYHAVVYCVGAATDRHLGIPGEDLPGSWSATEFVSWYSAHPDSTADAFVAGVRSAVVIGVGNVAVDVTRMLARGVTELRTTDMPQPALAALADSRVADVHMVGRRGPSQARFTTKELRELGSLPDTDIAVRAEELALDPAYLDPAALAAPQRRNVEVLRGWAGPGAHPSPHRISLRFFLRPVELLADGGRVGAVRFERTAPDGRGGVTGTGEFEEIEAQLVLRSVGYLGVPLEDLPFDPATATVPHLAGRVLREGVVAPGEYVAGWIKRGPTGVIGTNRPCAKETVTSLVQDAATLVHKDLPGDPLAALRAAGIEPVGWTGWCAIERAEAELGASLGRGVVKLPDWQSLMNAAHGL
- a CDS encoding LVIVD repeat-containing protein, whose protein sequence is MILSRIPRTRHRRLGVAAAAAGLLAALLTAVPAAATPDPGDGPAASKGVSKSTEAEVRAAIADGEIPGQDEIVHSDNIEHLVNIPKDALPGTNSDLAFQGGYAFAGNYDGFRIFDIRNPKAPKTVAQVLCPGSQNDISVSGNLLFLSTDSSRNDSSCSSTTQPATEKSSWEGMKVFDISDKTNPKYVAAVETACGSHTHTLVPERRNVYLYVSSYSPSATYPDCRPPHDGISVIKVPRNAPQKAAVVNFPVLFPGEGPDGGGNPGSPTNPGVSKTTGCHDITVLPDKDLAAGACMGDGILFSIKDPENPKVIDRVQDNVNFAFWHSATFNQKANKVVFTDELGGGGAATCNAEIGPNRGADGIYDIVGKGDKRKLAFRSYFKIPRYQAATENCVAHNGSLIPVKGKDLMVQAWYQGGVSVWDFTDSSKPREIAYFERGPLNTSTMQTGGAWSAYYYNGYIYSNDIAKGFDVLKLSDRRTDPARKVRLKELNVQTQPDYFD
- a CDS encoding DUF305 domain-containing protein — encoded protein: MTPVLFRRAPRATLTLVALAALALGGCDSGADPGSASATGPLVLVPGGPGEANRTLSAEDAQAQRDDDDTPNSADVSYARMMIEHHAQALELTELAPERAESAKLKALAERISAAQGPEIDAMRAWLKEHGRPGKSGAHEHAPMPGMATEAQVKKLRAAKGAAFDQLFLTLMITHHEGAITMATDVKGQGNNIRIEEMADDVVAQQTSEINRMRSML